A single Watersipora subatra chromosome 7, tzWatSuba1.1, whole genome shotgun sequence DNA region contains:
- the LOC137399420 gene encoding high-affinity choline transporter 1-like isoform X1 — protein sequence MVENVWGLVAVLVFYVVILVIGIVAGRKELSRKSKSSTTETMLAGRGIGMFVGVFTMTATWVGGGYINGTAEAVYKAVEGNGQGLVWAQAPVGFSISLFIAGVFFAKPMREAGYMTMIDPFQKKLGDWMGAVLVLPAVSGEIFWSASILSALGSTLSVIIGLELWISVIVSACVALLYVVIGGLASVVFTDVIQLFCIAVGLVTAIPFAMQHHAVGDVFASAPNSTVPGWLGHIEGRDWGLFVDDYLLLMFGGIPWQVYFQRVLASRSPQVARSLSFLGSFGCLIMAVPPALIGAIGYSTDWNQTSYSGAGEDGTVSSSLVVPLVLQYLTPPVVAVIGLGAVSAAVMSSADSSMLSSSTMFAQNVYKPVFRPQASAREVIWVMRLAAVAFCAIATVLAITIKTIYGLFVMCGDFVYVMLFPQLVCVMFVSHFNTFGSIAGFVTSLIIRVLGGEALLKWRAAVAFPWYDSSANQQYFPYKSIAMAAGLIVMLAVSYLTDWLMNSGRLDRKWLCMINNRHREASTNKKARGINNSSYCNSDNSLSNKTSESFVIENGVQSTKL from the exons ATGGTGGAGAATGTCTGGGGACTCGTTGCTGTCCTGGTCTTCTACGTGGTGATATTGGTAATAGGGATCGTTGCTGGCAGGAAGGAACTTTCTAGAAAGTCAAAGTCCAGCACTACTGAAACTATGCTAGCGGGTAGAGGGATTGGCATG TTTGTAGGAGTGTTCACCATGACAGCTACTTGGGTTGGTGGAGGATACATCAATGGTACTGCAGAGGCAGTGTATAAGGCAGTGGAGGGCAATGGCCAGGGACTAGTTTGGGCACAGGCTCCTGTCGGTTTTTCTATCAGTCTCTTCATTG CCGGAGTCTTCTTCGCTAAGCCAATGAGAGAAGCAGGATATATGACGATGATTGATCCTTTTCAAAAGAAGCTTGGAGATTGGATGGGGGCTGTACTCGTACTGCCAGCGGTATCTGGTGAAATATTTTGGAGTGCATCAATCTTATCTGCTTTGG GCTCCACTCTGTCTGTCATCATCGGATTAGAGTTGTGGATATCGGTGATAGTATCTGCGTGCGTTGCTCTCCTCTATGTAGTCATTGGAGGGCTCGCTTCCGTTGTCTTCACTGACGTCATCCAGCTATTCTGTATTGCTGTCGGGTTG GTCACGGCCATTCCATTTGCTATGCAGCACCATGCAGTCGGGGATGTATTTGCCTCTGCTCCAAATTCTACAGTACCAGGATGGTTGGGTCATATTGAGGGCAGAGATTGGGGACTGTTTGTAGATGACTACCTTTTGCTCATGTTTGGAGGTATTCCGTGGCAG GTGTACTTTCAACGTGTGTTGGCTAGCAGATCCCCTCAAGTAGCGAGATCGCTATCTTTTCTGGGCAGTTTTGGTTGTCTCATCATGGCTGTTCCTCCCGCACTGATTGGGGCCATAGGATATTCTACAG ACTGGAATCAGACATCCTACTCCGGAGCTGGGGAAGACGGGACTGTCAGCTCGTCGCTTGTGGTGCCACTCGTGCTGCAGTACTTGACTCCGCCAGTAGTTGCTGTCATAGGACTTGGTGCTGTCTCTGCTGCCGTCATGTCATCAGCTGACTCTTCCATGCTCAGCTCTAGCACTATGTTTGCTCAGAATGTTTACAAGCCTGTCTTCAGACCACAG GCAAGTGCGAGGGAGGTGATCTGGGTAATGAGACTGGCTGCTGTTGCATTCTGTGCAATCGCTACTGTTCTAGCTATAACCATCAAGACTATCTACGGATTGTTTGTCATGTGCGGTGATTTTGTATATGTTATGCTTTTTCCTCAACTCGTCTGCGTCATGTTCGTCTCTCATTTCAACACATTTGGCTCAATAGCAG GGTTTGTTACGTCTCTGATTATACGTGTACTGGGAGGAGAAGCTCTGCTTAAATGGAGGGCTGCAGTTGCCTTCCCCTGGTATGATTCCTCAGCCAATCAGCAGTATTTCCCGTACAAATCTATAGCGATGGCAGCTGGTCTAATAGTCATGCTAGCCGTCTCCTATCTGACAGACTGGCTTATGAACTCCGGACGGCTTGATAGAAAATGGCTGTGTATGATAAACAACAGGCATAGAGAGGCCAGCACAAATAAGAAAGCTAGAGGGATTAACAACTCCTCATATTGTAACTCTGACAACAGCCTATCTAATAAAACTAGTGAATCATTTGTCATTGAAAATGGTGTACAATCAACCAAACTTTAG
- the LOC137399420 gene encoding high-affinity choline transporter 1-like isoform X2, translating into MVENVWGLVAVLVFYVVILVIGIVAGRKELSRKSKSSTTETMLAGRGIGMFVGVFTMTATWVGGGYINGTAEAVYKAVEGNGQGLVWAQAPVGFSISLFIAGVFFAKPMREAGYMTMIDPFQKKLGDWMGAVLVLPAVSGEIFWSASILSALGSTLSVIIGLELWISVIVSACVALLYVVIGGLASVVFTDVIQLFCIAVGLVTAIPFAMQHHAVGDVFASAPNSTVPGWLGHIEGRDWGLFVDDYLLLMFGGIPWQVYFQRVLASRSPQVARSLSFLGSFGCLIMAVPPALIGAIGYSTDWNQTSYSGAGEDGTVSSSLVVPLVLQYLTPPVVAVIGLGAVSAAVMSSADSSMLSSSTMFAQNVYKPVFRPQASAREVIWVMRLAAVAFCAIATVLAITIKTIYGLFVMVCYVSDYTCTGRRSSA; encoded by the exons ATGGTGGAGAATGTCTGGGGACTCGTTGCTGTCCTGGTCTTCTACGTGGTGATATTGGTAATAGGGATCGTTGCTGGCAGGAAGGAACTTTCTAGAAAGTCAAAGTCCAGCACTACTGAAACTATGCTAGCGGGTAGAGGGATTGGCATG TTTGTAGGAGTGTTCACCATGACAGCTACTTGGGTTGGTGGAGGATACATCAATGGTACTGCAGAGGCAGTGTATAAGGCAGTGGAGGGCAATGGCCAGGGACTAGTTTGGGCACAGGCTCCTGTCGGTTTTTCTATCAGTCTCTTCATTG CCGGAGTCTTCTTCGCTAAGCCAATGAGAGAAGCAGGATATATGACGATGATTGATCCTTTTCAAAAGAAGCTTGGAGATTGGATGGGGGCTGTACTCGTACTGCCAGCGGTATCTGGTGAAATATTTTGGAGTGCATCAATCTTATCTGCTTTGG GCTCCACTCTGTCTGTCATCATCGGATTAGAGTTGTGGATATCGGTGATAGTATCTGCGTGCGTTGCTCTCCTCTATGTAGTCATTGGAGGGCTCGCTTCCGTTGTCTTCACTGACGTCATCCAGCTATTCTGTATTGCTGTCGGGTTG GTCACGGCCATTCCATTTGCTATGCAGCACCATGCAGTCGGGGATGTATTTGCCTCTGCTCCAAATTCTACAGTACCAGGATGGTTGGGTCATATTGAGGGCAGAGATTGGGGACTGTTTGTAGATGACTACCTTTTGCTCATGTTTGGAGGTATTCCGTGGCAG GTGTACTTTCAACGTGTGTTGGCTAGCAGATCCCCTCAAGTAGCGAGATCGCTATCTTTTCTGGGCAGTTTTGGTTGTCTCATCATGGCTGTTCCTCCCGCACTGATTGGGGCCATAGGATATTCTACAG ACTGGAATCAGACATCCTACTCCGGAGCTGGGGAAGACGGGACTGTCAGCTCGTCGCTTGTGGTGCCACTCGTGCTGCAGTACTTGACTCCGCCAGTAGTTGCTGTCATAGGACTTGGTGCTGTCTCTGCTGCCGTCATGTCATCAGCTGACTCTTCCATGCTCAGCTCTAGCACTATGTTTGCTCAGAATGTTTACAAGCCTGTCTTCAGACCACAG GCAAGTGCGAGGGAGGTGATCTGGGTAATGAGACTGGCTGCTGTTGCATTCTGTGCAATCGCTACTGTTCTAGCTATAACCATCAAGACTATCTACGGATTGTTTGTCAT GGTTTGTTACGTCTCTGATTATACGTGTACTGGGAGGAGAAGCTCTGCTTAA
- the LOC137399420 gene encoding high-affinity choline transporter 1-like isoform X3, producing MVENVWGLVAVLVFYVVILVIGIVAGRKELSRKSKSSTTETMLAGRGIGMFVGVFTMTATWVGGGYINGTAEAVYKAVEGNGQGLVWAQAPVGFSISLFIAGVFFAKPMREAGYMTMIDPFQKKLGDWMGAVLVLPAVSGEIFWSASILSALGSTLSVIIGLELWISVIVSACVALLYVVIGGLASVVFTDVIQLFCIAVGLVTAIPFAMQHHAVGDVFASAPNSTVPGWLGHIEGRDWGLFVDDYLLLMFGGIPWQVYFQRVLASRSPQVARSLSFLGSFGCLIMAVPPALIGAIGYSTDWNQTSYSGAGEDGTVSSSLVVPLVLQYLTPPVVAVIGLGAVSAAVMSSADSSMLSSSTMFAQNVYKPVFRPQGLLRL from the exons ATGGTGGAGAATGTCTGGGGACTCGTTGCTGTCCTGGTCTTCTACGTGGTGATATTGGTAATAGGGATCGTTGCTGGCAGGAAGGAACTTTCTAGAAAGTCAAAGTCCAGCACTACTGAAACTATGCTAGCGGGTAGAGGGATTGGCATG TTTGTAGGAGTGTTCACCATGACAGCTACTTGGGTTGGTGGAGGATACATCAATGGTACTGCAGAGGCAGTGTATAAGGCAGTGGAGGGCAATGGCCAGGGACTAGTTTGGGCACAGGCTCCTGTCGGTTTTTCTATCAGTCTCTTCATTG CCGGAGTCTTCTTCGCTAAGCCAATGAGAGAAGCAGGATATATGACGATGATTGATCCTTTTCAAAAGAAGCTTGGAGATTGGATGGGGGCTGTACTCGTACTGCCAGCGGTATCTGGTGAAATATTTTGGAGTGCATCAATCTTATCTGCTTTGG GCTCCACTCTGTCTGTCATCATCGGATTAGAGTTGTGGATATCGGTGATAGTATCTGCGTGCGTTGCTCTCCTCTATGTAGTCATTGGAGGGCTCGCTTCCGTTGTCTTCACTGACGTCATCCAGCTATTCTGTATTGCTGTCGGGTTG GTCACGGCCATTCCATTTGCTATGCAGCACCATGCAGTCGGGGATGTATTTGCCTCTGCTCCAAATTCTACAGTACCAGGATGGTTGGGTCATATTGAGGGCAGAGATTGGGGACTGTTTGTAGATGACTACCTTTTGCTCATGTTTGGAGGTATTCCGTGGCAG GTGTACTTTCAACGTGTGTTGGCTAGCAGATCCCCTCAAGTAGCGAGATCGCTATCTTTTCTGGGCAGTTTTGGTTGTCTCATCATGGCTGTTCCTCCCGCACTGATTGGGGCCATAGGATATTCTACAG ACTGGAATCAGACATCCTACTCCGGAGCTGGGGAAGACGGGACTGTCAGCTCGTCGCTTGTGGTGCCACTCGTGCTGCAGTACTTGACTCCGCCAGTAGTTGCTGTCATAGGACTTGGTGCTGTCTCTGCTGCCGTCATGTCATCAGCTGACTCTTCCATGCTCAGCTCTAGCACTATGTTTGCTCAGAATGTTTACAAGCCTGTCTTCAGACCACAG GGTTTGTTACGTCTCTGA